A stretch of Girardinichthys multiradiatus isolate DD_20200921_A chromosome 20, DD_fGirMul_XY1, whole genome shotgun sequence DNA encodes these proteins:
- the LOC124856471 gene encoding uncharacterized protein LOC124856471 isoform X1 has protein sequence MTGGLVFLILLGYFHEVRVQVLPQAKLTVNSSTITETDSVTLSCQAPARVSVHKCHFYVNSGTQTPFPCMNTFTGTELLRMAKKGSSSVVEVRCYYIVKNGVVDSPSPHSDTSYITIGLKPQMSVQYLKGQYAIFICSLPGSVKHDTTCNLYFGGSSHPAKTTTTGKTETNQWFCWTEIQEDELLKHLHSVEQKEVSCDYSLESDGKSLSPRSDPYTLPDPQRCSVYRAPRCKQ, from the exons ATGACGGGAGGCTTAGTTTTTCTCATCCTGTTGG GTTATTTTCATGAGGTGCGAGTCCAAG TTCTTCCTCAGGCTAAACTGACGGTGAATTCATCAACAATAACAGAAACAGACTCAGTCACATTAAGCTGTCAGGCTCCAGCTCGTGTTTCTGTGCATAAGTGTCATTTCTATGTGAACAGTGGAACCCAGACACCATTCCCTTGTATGAACACATTTACAGGAACTGAGCTGCTGAGGATGGCAAAGAAAGGTTCATCCTCTGTGGTTGAAGTGAGATGTTATTACATTGTAAAAAATGGAGTTGTAGATTCTCCATCTCCCCACAGTGATACATCCTACATCACTATAG GTCTAAAACCACAAATGAGTGTTCAATACCTTAAGGGGCAGTATGCTATCTTCATCTGCTCTCTGCCTGGATCTGTGAAACATGATACAACATGTAACCTGTACTTTGGAGGATCCAGTCATCCAGCCAAAACAACAACCACAGGGAAGACGGAGACCAATCAGTGGTTCTGCTGGACTGAGATACAAGAAGATGAATTGTTGAAGCATCTACATTCAGTTGAACAGAAGGAGGTCAGCTGTGATTACAGTTTGGAAAGTGATGGGAAATCTTTGTCACCTCGTAGTGATCCATACACCTTGCCTG ACCCCCAAAGGTGCAGTGTTTATCGGGCACCAAGATGTAAGCAGTAG